TGTAGGGCCAACTGCAAAGCTGCATCTTCTTCCAGGGTTGTCTTTTCTCTGTCAGGCTGGGCTGCTACATTCTCCTCCAGTTCATCCAGTTCTGCTTCCTTCAGCTCCAGGGAAGACAATTCTTCTTCATCTGGACCATCAAGAGTGTTCAGAAACTTCTTGATCTTCTCTGAGGGGCATTTAGAGGGACAGAGTTGGAGGGGGTTTTTAGTAACTGGAGAGGAAGGATAGGGACAGTGGTAGGGAGGACACTGGATGGTACCCATACCTATTTGGATGTCTGAAGTGTCCTGAATGGTGCTGCTAGGGAGCGAAAAGTTGTGGGTCCAATCTGATGATGACTCTTGATCAAGCTGTGGGAAAAGGATCAGATGGGGAGAAGAAGAGTCAGGACCCCACACACTCACTACCCTACTCCCCAAGCCCCTTTGCTTCTTGTAAGTAGTAACCTAAGGCCAGAGCTGACATTCAAAGGTCAGAATGATGGGAGCAAGATTTGTGATTGGGAGACTGGGAAGATGGGGTCAGTACTTGGCTCAGGATCAGGGCTCATCGTGGAGGGTAAAGGCAAGTACCTCCACAGGGTCTGCATTGACAGCTGCCACCCCCTGTTCCTCTACTGTGAGGATGCAATGGAACTGGGCCTCCAGGTTCCGCAGGAGGTCTTGGCCCTCACTGCCCAGGAGGAAGTAGGCACTTCCTGGATGTTTCAGTGGTAGGGTATGGCTTCCAATGCTGATCAGAAGGCTCTGAAGGAAGTCTTTGGCTGCATGGCATGGCTCCAGCACTCCACTGAGCTGCAGATATAAAGAAAAGTTCAGGGAAAGACAGGGACATTGAGCTGGAGGAAAGGGGAGCTACCTCTTTCCCCAGTGAGATGTATCTGTTATCAGAGCTCCTGAGGGCATGCTTGGGTAAACCAATTCTGGTAGCACTCTGGGAATATCTCCCCTGGGGGAACCAGTCAGAAGAGCTATGCCAGTGATCTGGGGGAGACCAGGTAGAAACAGAAATCTGAACTTGGGAAAATATGATCAATCACCTGGTTAAGAATCCATCTACAGTCAATCTTTCATGGCTCCTGTTTTTTCTAGTAtaaagtataaattttgtctggcaGAGCCACACTCTGGCTCTCATCTACTTTTCAAAGACTCCCTGGTTTCTTTGAAAGCACAATTTGGGGACCATGtcttacatgaagcctttcctaattccccCATTTGATAAGGCTCTCAGTCTCAATTTTGTATTGTTagattaaattaatatccaataactccaggtattatattttataaaatttattaataatcacttgaagtagaagaaataaaaagacaaaagtaaaagccagggtaaagaaaagttttcccagctgtgttcgcagggaaaaagagagggagagagagagagagagagagagagagagagagagagagagagagagagagagagagagagagagagagagagagagagagagagagagagagagagagagagagagagagagagagagagagagagagagagagagagagagagagagagagagagagagagagagatgggggtcacacacaaactttatctccaaaatgtgaggacataacatgaaaacaaaagtgggatgttgagatttagagtcctggggagcagattttAATCATATAGTATTACCTTAGAATTACTTACCCACATGTTTGCTTCCCTCACTAGGATgaatataagctccatgaggtcAGGAGCTTggcatttttgtctctgtatcccatCATCAACTATGCTGCTTTGTACATAGAGTaacttgttgaattaaatggaatCTCTTCTCTGTCACTTTTCAATATTCCTATAGCTTTCCTTAAAAGTGTTTATCTAATTCTTGCTTGGAAAACTAGTGATAGAGAAATCACAACATCCCTAATACAGCCTAATCCACTTGGGGACAGCTTCAATTGTTAGAATCTTCCTTACAGAACCcccaatttttccttctttttcaatgACCAACAGGCTAGAGGTTCCTCCCAGGTAGGAACCAAGAGGGTAATGAGTGAGAAATCCTTGGAGTAGAGCTTCCAAACATGAAGAGATTAGAAAATTCCCATTTAGCATGCCAGGAcaagaagtcttggattcaaatctggtctcagacacttcctagctgtgtgatcctgggctagtcacttaacctccattgcctagcccttattgctcttttgccttagaaccaatatagagtattgattctaagagagaagataagactttaaaaaaagaaaaaagaaattctcatcTAGCAATGAGATAGAGCTTTCCTGTCTCTGTGGCCACATGGTTGCTTCTGGCACAGATGATTaattactaaataataataataataataatagctgacaaaggtttgcaaaacactttacatatattatcatatttgagCCCCTCAACAGCCCTTCATGCGAAGCAAATAAACAatacagaagaaatgaaaagtaattGGGTGGCCCAATGTAACcaggggaaatcaggaaaaggaACCTATGGAGGTAGTCCTTGAGTTGAACCTTGAAGATAGCTAAGAGACAGAGGTGAGGATGGGGTATCTCAAGCAAGGGGGACAACCAGTCCAAAAACCATGAAGATGGTAGATGGAATGTTCTGTCCAGGCAGCCCCTAAAAACCCTATAGTTCAAGTCAGATGCAATCAAGATCAAGAAATCTAATTAGAAAATACAAGAAAAGACTTCTTTAATATCTAGAAATGAACTTCCCCCACAAAAGTCAACCAAAAGCCCAAAAGTCATGGGAAAGGAGACTACCAATCCCAAAACAAAGTAACTTCCAAGCATGACCAGACTGCAAGATTGTGCTGAGAAGGAACAAGAACAAAGGGTCCCTGAAAAAACTCAAGAGTGGAGATTTGGAAATCTCTAGGAATGACCAACACAACATAGCTAGGCAGCATTCAGTACCCTGGGACTTGGACATCCCTAACACTCTGTCCTGGGATGGCAGAGAGGGTCCTTAGGATCCAACACTCAGAACACCAAAAGTCTAGGAGAGCCTAACCCCAGGGAAAAGGTATCAGTGCAGGAGCCTAGGACAAGACCAAGTGGGAATAAACCACCCAAGCCAAAAAGCATAGTAGAAAAGTGAAGTTTAGCCCTGGCACAAAGCTATAATTCAAGAAGTAAAACTAGGGAgacaataaaattaaagaaaacactaatataaaaatgactgaaaatctagagatccccacaAAAGAGAAAGTTTGTTACAACTATAAGCAGAGACTATAAAGGGGGGAAAGTATTTTTTCCAAGGACTTCATGAATCTAGAAgaaatcaagcaaaaaaaaaaactgtggaaaGAATTGGAAGGTGAATTAGTAGCTTAGAAGAGAAAGTAGTAAACTTTACTCAAGAAATGGACATCCTAAAAACTAAAGCAGACTAAACAGCAAACAATAACTGCATTAACTAGCAAAAATAttacaacaaaatcaaaagattgaaaaaataaaaaagaagatatctgatattttaagaaaactgacctggaaaacagatcaagaagaGAAACTTTAAGAATAATGAGACTCTAAAAATCATGagtaaaaaaagataagaagaggggagggcagataatgagttcagttttgtacATGCTGAATTTCAGGTATGAACCCTGGCAGAAGGGTCAAACTCAAGTGTGGCCCCCAACCAGATTAAAAGGTAATtaggaaatgcttaacaaaataaataaaaatataatacaatgtaGATAATGTCAatttgtgactttctaagtcaatatagcCAGCAGGGATCAGTAACTACTTAAGGTTGCTATAAAGATGTACAGTTCAGTATATCCAAAAGGCAGATGAAGATGTGAGATTAGTCAGAAGAGAGGAAGATTAGTTGACTTGAGAATTATCAGCATGGAGATGGTAACTGAATCCAAGAGAAATGATAAGAAAGGTACCCAAAgtagaaacaaggaagaaaaacatatgatcgatcacatggtttgagGGGGATATGAAGGGGCTTTTGGAGTTAAATAATCACTTTATTGCAgatatgagtaatatggaaatgggttttgaacaatgatacttgtataaccagtggaattgcttgtgggctccaggagggagagagggaagaggggagagaaagaacatgaaccacATAACCACAGAAaaagattcaaaataaataaaattttaaagggtACCCAAACATAGAGGAAGGGCTGGGAGAATTAAATATCAGATAAGATGAACCACCCTCATATCTGAAACAGACAAAGGAGGGCTGAAGGGACCCTCAGTTTGGTGGAGAAATCCAATAATTTGGAATGGGGAAGGTTAAGAGGGAGGATAAAACAAAGGGAGGGAACAGCCATGTGCAAAACAAACTTCCTTATTCTGAAAGGGGAGGGGGATGTAAAGAACTATGATATAAGGGGATATGCCTTAAATTGCCTCTTAGACAATTGGcaaattgaatatattaataCAATGTAATATCACTgtaccacaagaaatgatgaaagagattaTTTCAGAGACTCCTGGGTTACATGAATTGTTGAGAAGTGAAGTGAGTTgagccaagagaacaatttatacagacagcatcattgtaaagaaaaacaattttgaaagacttaaaaatggATCAACCAATCAGCCTGACCACCTCAAGACCCAGGAAGAGGCTAGGTAGACCATAGGTTGCCCAAGAGAGAGTTGGAAAGGGAGATAGAGTCAAAGACCATTGGAGAGCTAGAATCTATTTTTACCTGATCTCTTCTCCTATAAGATGTCCATGTTCCCCATAGGCTCTGCTCAGACTATATTCAGAATAGTCCAGACAGCATTAGGAGGAGCTTACCCGGAAGCCAAAAACATCGGGGCCATCCAGTGGGCAGAGGGTCACTTCTTCAAGGCTGGCAAGAAACTCTTGGTAATAGAGTTGCAGAAATCTCAAGGCACCTGGCTCCATGGGCAGCAGGATCTGCACAGGCACTGCTGTTTTAGCcaactcttcctctctctcccttggcACCACCTTTTGGGGTACTGTGGCCTCCGTTGTCTCTTTGGATCTCTCCACTGGCATCGTTTCTTCCAGCACTAAGCCCTGCAGAGGTTCTACTGCCTCTATTCTCTCCACAGTCGAGGACTCCTTCGGTGTTTCCCTAGTCACTGTCACCTCTGGTTTTTCCAAAGGAACTGTCCCTTCGGGGCTTTCCAAAGGCACTGTTTCCCCACAGGTCTCTCTGAGCACTTTCTCTCCTGATGTCTCTTTAGAAATCGTCTCTCCCTGGGCGGGTCGTTCTCCTTCCTCTGGTTTAGACTCAGGCTCGGGCTCAGGCTCAGGTTCCAGGACATCATAATGAGGGACTATGCTTAGCTCTGAATCGGAAAGTTGGTGATTTCGGCTCAACACTCGCTCAGCCACTGAGAAGGGAAGACGGTCCTTTAGGCTAGCATCTCTAGGGATTTCACCATAGTAGAGGGTCCCAGGCAGAATAAGCGGGCTGGGAAAGAAGGGTATTGGGGGTGGGGAGCATCTGGACCCTGGGGAATCCGGAGCAAGGGAAGGAGGGGTACTCACCTTTCCACTGCTGGAAGGTGACAACAGTTCCTTGGGCCCTAGGTAGTGTCCTCAGCCCCTCCACCGCACCGCCCCCACTGCGGCGCTCGTTCTCCAGATAGAGCCGGAGCAGCGTAGCATCTGGGGACCGATCCCTTCTCACAATTCGTACAGCCCGAGCGTGGGGCACCCAGGCTAGTGACACCGCTGCGCCGTTCAGGGTTTTCTCACTGGCCCGGACAGCCAGCTCTTCAAACTCTGGCGTAGGGAAGACGGCCAAATTGTAGAACTTTGGAACAACTGatccccctctcctcttctctcccttcccaggaTCCACCTCTCTCCCGCCCTAGAAGCCCCGCTCCGCTACTTACACCCCTCCACCCACTGCCCCCCCTCCTATTTCTCCCCTCACCTGCTTCGGAGAGAGGCGAGGATAACTGCACCAGCGCCCGGTCTGGCCGGGGGCTGGCGAGGGCCTGGCAGTGCCCTTCGGCTCTTAAGAGGCTCTCCACATAAAGTTCCAGGAGTTGTGGGGCAGTGCCCGGCCTCAGGCCCTGGAGCAGCAGGCGCTGGGAGGCCCGGGGTGGGGAAGGCACTACACTCACAGCTGTGCCCTGCAGCTCGTGGCTGGCCTGAGCTAGGACTCTCTGGGCATCTGGagtaaaggaggaggaagaggtcaGGGTTCCCCGGTCCTGGTAGAGACCTCTCTGAATCTGGCTCCAGGGTCTCGTACCCCCgtgccaacacacacacacacacatacacgcacgcacacacgcacgcacacacacccCTGAGTCACTCTCCATCACCCTTCCAGCCTCGCGCCTCTACCACACCCCTATCCCAACACACAGGCGCGCACGCACACGCACCCCTGAGTCATTGTCCATCACCCTTCCAGCCTCGCGGCTCCCTCTCGCCCTCCTATCcccacacacacgcgcacacacccTGAGCCACTCTCCCTCGCCCTTGCAGCCTCGCGCCTCCCTTACCCTCTGACTTCTGAAAGGTGAGGATCCCTCCCATGCCCAGTCGCTGCCAGCCTCCGAGCGGGCCGCCCCCCGAGCGCCGCGAGTTCTCGAAATACAGCGTCACCAGCTCGTCGGACACGGCCTGAGGCAGACCTCGGAGTTCCACCTGCTTCTCGGCCCCGAGCTCCGTCATCCCCGCGGCTCAATTCCGTGTACCGGCCCCGGGATCGACTCTCTTTCCTATCCCGGGCAGGCACCGTTTCTTCTCGTTTTTTTCCCAGAAACGAAACTAAAAGTAAAGACTTTGGCCACAAGTTCCTGGGGCGGGGCAGAGACGGATCACAATTAAGAAGTAAGCTAGAcgatctttttcccttttaaaaacaaaacgaaacaaaactcttaccttccgtctttggttctaaggcagaagagtggttagagctagtcaatgggggttaagtgacttgcccagggtcacacagctgggaagtgactgaggccacatttgaaccctgtctctaggcctggctctcaatccactgagttgcccCCTAGATGATCCtttggatagagtactgggccaaGATTTataagatccgagttcaaatcctgttgcAGATATTTAGCCACGTGAccctgcctcatttttctcatctgtaaaatggggataataataggccCACCCTTccgagttgttgtgaagatcagatgagcgATTCCCACTGCTCCCGGCACATTGTAGGTgttatattctattattttttgcTGTACCTGATATAGAACTGTCAAGAACCTCCAGAAGTCATCcaaccccacccccacacctcagAACTGAGGAGGGGGAAGTGTTGAAAGTTCTTCTTCAAAGTCTTTTAGTAAATGGCAAAGGCAACATTCGAATCCAGAGCCTCTGGGCCAGCATATTCTCAATAGCATACTGAAGTTCCACTGTTGATATCCATCCAAAGCAAAATTCATAGAAGACCATGTTTATGGGCTTTTCTGTGTGTTAGTATCAAAGTTAGGAATGTGAATAAAGCAGCCTGTTAGAACCCTCCATGTGGGAACTGGATAAGGGAAAGACTAGAGGGAGAtctaattaggaggctattgcaacAGTCCAGCCCAGAGGGTAGTGACTGAAGTCCAAACTCCAGATGGTTTTGGTGGGAGTGGGAGGTGGGAAGAGAAGCAAAGGTAGAGATTTTGTGGAGGAAGAATTGCTCATTGACTGGATATGGGGATGGGGAGGCATCAAGGATGAAGCTGTAAAACTGGGTGACTGCAAGGATCTCAGGATCAtgggtttagagctggaaagtaGCCAAGAGATGTAACAGGAAAATAATAACTGAGGAACAATTTGGTTATAAGTGATTGATTGGCTAGGCAGTTAAAAAATAATGGCCAGGTGTGGTAGGTAACACAATATAGAGAGAGAACAGTAGGACAGGAGTCCagattcttgggttcaaatctggcctcagacatttcttagctgtgtgaccctgggcaagtcacttaagtcccattgcctagcccttaccactcttctaccttggaactaatatacagtattgattctaagacagaaggtaagagttaaaaaaaaaaagcaatgatcaGTGAACTCCCCAGTTAGTTCAAAGACTATAAATACAAAGCAAAGTAAATTATTATACTCCAAAACCAATTCTtcaattttctaaaaattcaatTATGACAGAAATTATTAACCAGGATATAATTCAGGATACACAATTAGGTAATCTAATTTCTAAATGGAGGAAAGTTTAGAAACTTTCCAAATTAGGGAGATGAGAATAGGAGGGGATTAAATAAGTTTTGGGGGGACCtctattcataaaatgaaaagatgctgATTAATTATATCCACCTGTATATAtggatgaataaaagaaaaacagcacATGTGACAGCATAAGATGGAGTCCACTCTCAAATTAGAATCTGATTGGTCCTCCTTGATTCTCACATTAAACTAAccgcattttatttttcatttttatcatgcaaaatacacgtCCATTGTGGTCACTGTCATAAGCACACACTCAtacaaagccaaaaccccaaactaaaaccataaatatactgaagtgaaagatagtatgctttgatgcACCCCcatctgacttcaacagttctctctctcaaggtggatagcattccctgttcAAGATTGTCCctgatcattgtattactgaaagTAGCTTAAGTTTTCACAGAtagtcattgtacaatattgccgttactgtgtacaaggttctccctgttctgcttatttcatcagttcatgcagatctttccagctttttctgaaattatcttatcatttctcatagcacactAGTATCTCATCACCAATATGTATCACAGCTTGTTTGgtaattccccaaatgatggacatcccctcaatttccaattctttgtcactacaaaaagagcagctatgaatgtttttgtacaagtagatcctttccccttttttatgatctctttggtataaaGACCCAGTAATCATATTATAGGATCAACATGTACACACAGTTCtgttgtcctttgggcatagctccaaattgccctccagaatcagttcacaactccaccaatttagggtcccaattttgctacatcccctccaacatgtatcactttcctttactgtcacattgtccaatctgataggtatgaggtgcaacctcagagttgttttataatttgtatttctctaatcaatggtgaTTACATTTTCAATGGTGagaactttttttcatatgattgttgatggctttgatttcttcatctgaaaactgcttattcatatcctttgaccatgttaattgggaaatggtttgtattcttataaatttgacttagttctccttaaatttgagaaatgagggctttatcagagaaatttgttataaaatgtccCCAACCCTCAtatgttgtttcttttctaatcttgtttacattagttttgtt
This sequence is a window from Monodelphis domestica isolate mMonDom1 chromosome 3, mMonDom1.pri, whole genome shotgun sequence. Protein-coding genes within it:
- the PARP10 gene encoding protein mono-ADP-ribosyltransferase PARP10, translating into MTELGAEKQVELRGLPQAVSDELVTLYFENSRRSGGGPLGGWQRLGMGGILTFQKSEDAQRVLAQASHELQGTAVSVVPSPPRASQRLLLQGLRPGTAPQLLELYVESLLRAEGHCQALASPRPDRALVQLSSPLSEAEFEELAVRASEKTLNGAAVSLAWVPHARAVRIVRRDRSPDATLLRLYLENERRSGGGAVEGLRTLPRAQGTVVTFQQWKVAERVLSRNHQLSDSELSIVPHYDVLEPEPEPEPESKPEEGERPAQGETISKETSGEKVLRETCGETVPLESPEGTVPLEKPEVTVTRETPKESSTVERIEAVEPLQGLVLEETMPVERSKETTEATVPQKVVPREREEELAKTAVPVQILLPMEPGALRFLQLYYQEFLASLEEVTLCPLDGPDVFGFRLSGVLEPCHAAKDFLQSLLISIGSHTLPLKHPGSAYFLLGSEGQDLLRNLEAQFHCILTVEEQGVAAVNADPVELDQESSSDWTHNFSLPSSTIQDTSDIQIEKIKKFLNTLDGPDEEELSSLELKEAELDELEENVAAQPDREKTTLEEDAALQLALHHSLEAEVLVMGETRALKQALMMSLLDDIEANGSSGRLRVHSTFDHDPNELSHALDTALRAWLQEERVMGVDQGLPPTFWSRLERHHGVTITLQGDCAILSGYGPHPSYAAHHLKTLMTVPLNQSHPLAPDPARAKVVTQVMREQPLELECLEESSAEFQETVQAFYNTLDKPYNVHVIKVERVSQPLLQSQYELHKKKLEQTCSLHPVERILYHGTSWQAVPEICSQGFNRSFCGRNAAMYGNGVYFAVKAKISIKDRYSPPDMSGHKAVFVARVLTGDYGPGHPGLRVPPQKESGPGVQRYDSAVDSTKKPRVFVIFHDTQALPIFLITCRHIPGPSIPHDASCSGFNVPSLHPPI